The [Bacillus] selenitireducens MLS10 genome includes a region encoding these proteins:
- a CDS encoding TVP38/TMEM64 family protein, whose amino-acid sequence MRKWVAMLLVLLMIVIIIWRWDWIMALRNEDLNYFTEEMFGQWGYGILLFTIPLMMVQNVVTLFPILILIVFHFVVFGVWGGILASFAGTFLGAVVCFFLARSAAGRFFDRYWEKNEDRLKKVIHAIDHYGVYMLVLLRSIPVMPSNLISIAAAASPISTVSYMWSTVFGNIAMIGVLSFLSMPLWVDESGAGPGYIVFFSLFFMLLIGYFLRHLYEERKVRVKRS is encoded by the coding sequence ATGAGGAAATGGGTTGCAATGCTCCTGGTTCTTTTGATGATCGTAATCATCATTTGGCGCTGGGATTGGATTATGGCGCTCCGGAACGAAGATTTGAATTATTTTACGGAAGAAATGTTTGGACAGTGGGGATATGGGATCCTGTTATTTACGATCCCCTTGATGATGGTTCAAAACGTGGTTACACTGTTTCCTATACTGATTCTGATTGTGTTTCATTTTGTTGTGTTCGGTGTTTGGGGCGGGATTCTCGCCAGCTTTGCAGGGACTTTTCTTGGAGCTGTTGTCTGTTTTTTTCTTGCGAGATCCGCGGCAGGCCGGTTTTTTGACCGTTATTGGGAAAAGAATGAGGACAGGTTGAAAAAAGTGATTCATGCGATTGATCATTACGGGGTTTATATGCTGGTGCTCCTAAGGAGCATTCCCGTCATGCCGAGCAACCTGATCTCCATTGCAGCCGCGGCGAGCCCGATTTCCACAGTATCCTATATGTGGTCGACAGTGTTTGGGAATATTGCCATGATTGGTGTGTTAAGCTTTCTGTCCATGCCCCTTTGGGTGGACGAATCAGGGGCAGGTCCCGGTTATATCGTGTTTTTCAGTTTGTTTTTTATGCTGCTGATCGGGTATTTTCTGCGGCATTTGTATGAAGAGAGGAAGGTTCGTGTCAAGAGATCATAG
- a CDS encoding ATP-binding cassette domain-containing protein — MNTNITVRKLTKTYSKGEGITDIELTLDRPGLTGVIGPNGSGKSTLLKLMAGLLRPSKGTVEICGTSVDRRIGTKVAYLSELDSLYAFQTLEGAMVFHDKTISAFDRERAEAMANNLNLDLKQKIKTMSKGNRAKVKILLTLARKVPVLVMDEPLSGLDPLVRQDILNMIISETDVEKQLVLISTHEVTEVEPFLDYVLILRDGQVVLQGGTDTLREEHGKSVVELMREVLN, encoded by the coding sequence ATGAATACTAACATAACGGTCCGTAAACTGACAAAAACCTATTCCAAAGGAGAAGGGATTACCGATATCGAATTAACGCTTGACAGGCCTGGACTGACAGGTGTAATTGGTCCTAATGGGAGCGGTAAATCGACATTATTAAAACTGATGGCTGGCCTGTTGCGTCCGTCGAAAGGAACGGTGGAAATCTGCGGCACATCTGTTGACAGAAGGATCGGCACAAAGGTAGCTTATCTGTCTGAACTCGATTCACTGTATGCGTTTCAGACCTTGGAAGGGGCAATGGTGTTCCACGATAAGACCATATCTGCATTCGACCGGGAACGCGCAGAAGCCATGGCCAACAACCTGAACTTGGATCTGAAACAGAAGATCAAGACCATGTCAAAGGGGAACCGTGCCAAGGTGAAGATTTTACTTACCCTCGCGAGAAAAGTTCCGGTGCTGGTGATGGACGAACCTCTGTCAGGCCTCGATCCTCTCGTTCGTCAGGATATCTTGAACATGATCATCAGTGAAACCGATGTGGAAAAACAGCTGGTCTTGATTTCCACACATGAGGTTACGGAAGTGGAACCGTTTTTGGATTATGTACTAATTCTCAGAGACGGCCAGGTGGTACTGCAAGGTGGAACAGATACCCTTCGTGAGGAACATGGGAAATCTGTCGTTGAACTCATGAGGGAGGTGCTGAACTGA
- a CDS encoding YwpF-like family protein, whose amino-acid sequence MKTFKLCSMTMLMDEESTARQEMKTKEIPLVDGLIINKEEVGKAWLVEAVLEEEWRPFFEAYLRDRESFMMEVTITRRTNDPATLVCDVKGINELDQHMSLHLDGTLVVKQDDLSDQLLRNLIDEGYEGDELYEEFRARKKNRGKAIQGILSNAYQEVRDQQNSD is encoded by the coding sequence TTGAAAACCTTTAAACTGTGTTCGATGACGATGCTGATGGATGAGGAATCCACTGCCCGTCAGGAAATGAAAACAAAAGAAATCCCGTTGGTGGACGGATTGATTATTAACAAAGAAGAAGTGGGGAAAGCCTGGCTTGTTGAGGCGGTTCTTGAAGAGGAATGGCGTCCTTTTTTTGAGGCATATTTACGCGACAGGGAGTCGTTTATGATGGAAGTTACCATTACGAGGCGGACGAATGATCCGGCAACGCTTGTTTGTGATGTAAAGGGTATTAATGAACTGGATCAGCATATGTCTCTTCATCTGGATGGTACGCTCGTTGTAAAACAGGATGATTTATCCGATCAGCTTCTTCGCAATCTGATTGATGAAGGTTATGAAGGTGATGAGTTGTACGAGGAGTTCCGCGCCCGTAAAAAGAATCGGGGCAAAGCGATACAGGGTATTCTGTCCAATGCTTACCAGGAAGTGCGCGATCAGCAGAACTCTGACTGA
- a CDS encoding ABC transporter permease, whose protein sequence is MMYALIKNENMKIYKRLGTKIMFVILAAVIVFIGLVMRFANEVTEPLDGAGEPGLQIEQSDPDQMANMPESMQVQIHEQEMLGTYLIEEEVSQVNRDSMLGFAMENPQLVSFVTMFTVIVGAGIVAGEHSKGTIKLLMIRPVKRWKILLSKWLSTVLFSIVMVLTLIVISLLTGGFLYGFSIDGLRVVEVVDGAVRDMSVWGYMAVTYSLAWVELIIMTTFAFMLGAVFRNQSLSIGLSLVMLFTGGQVVFLLSSYDWAKYLLFAHTNLLQHFNGQPMIEHTTAAFSVGIVVFYFTVFKAIAYLSFSKRDIAD, encoded by the coding sequence ATGATGTACGCCCTGATCAAAAATGAGAACATGAAAATATACAAGCGCTTAGGAACGAAAATTATGTTTGTGATTTTGGCAGCGGTGATTGTTTTCATCGGTCTTGTTATGCGTTTTGCCAATGAGGTAACCGAACCGCTTGATGGTGCAGGAGAACCTGGTCTTCAGATTGAACAGTCAGACCCGGACCAAATGGCCAATATGCCGGAATCGATGCAGGTGCAAATCCATGAACAGGAAATGCTCGGAACGTATCTGATCGAGGAAGAAGTTTCTCAGGTGAACCGCGATTCGATGCTTGGCTTTGCGATGGAGAATCCGCAACTCGTCAGTTTTGTAACCATGTTTACCGTGATTGTCGGGGCAGGGATTGTGGCTGGTGAACACAGCAAAGGAACGATCAAACTTCTGATGATCCGTCCTGTGAAACGCTGGAAAATACTGCTTTCCAAATGGCTTTCAACCGTATTGTTTTCCATTGTCATGGTCTTGACATTGATTGTCATCAGTCTGCTCACAGGTGGTTTTTTATATGGGTTTTCCATTGATGGACTGAGGGTTGTTGAGGTTGTTGATGGCGCAGTCAGAGACATGTCTGTATGGGGGTATATGGCAGTTACCTATTCACTTGCCTGGGTGGAATTAATCATCATGACAACCTTTGCATTCATGCTCGGAGCGGTCTTTCGCAACCAATCTCTCTCCATTGGCCTCTCTCTGGTGATGTTGTTTACGGGTGGGCAGGTTGTCTTTCTGCTTAGCAGCTATGACTGGGCAAAATATTTGCTTTTCGCTCATACCAATCTGCTGCAGCATTTCAATGGTCAACCGATGATCGAACATACAACTGCTGCTTTTTCCGTAGGAATTGTGGTATTCTACTTCACCGTGTTTAAAGCAATTGCTTATCTCAGTTTTTCAAAACGGGATATTGCCGATTGA
- a CDS encoding peptidylprolyl isomerase: MKKYTRSLSVLLAASALTIAGCQNGDEETANHTEADTNQAEEAVEDNEESLSYPQLKDGVGEDEVEVVMETNMGDIHLKLFPEYAPLAVENFITLSEEGYYEDVIFHRIIENFMIQGGDPTGTGMGGESAFGESFEDEFTAELAHFRGALSMANSGPNTNGSQFFIVHAGPEELMAEMFEGSGFPEETVEHYLEYGGTPHLDGGHTVFGHVIDGMDVVDAIATVDTEGPNNSTPVEDVYIESVRVLD; this comes from the coding sequence ATGAAAAAGTATACGAGATCACTGTCCGTTTTACTTGCTGCAAGCGCATTGACTATTGCCGGCTGTCAAAATGGGGATGAAGAGACAGCGAATCATACAGAAGCCGATACAAATCAGGCGGAAGAAGCGGTTGAGGACAATGAAGAATCATTATCGTATCCGCAGCTTAAAGATGGTGTCGGTGAAGATGAAGTTGAAGTTGTAATGGAAACGAACATGGGTGACATTCATTTGAAACTGTTCCCTGAATATGCCCCTTTGGCGGTCGAAAATTTTATCACCCTGAGTGAAGAAGGTTATTATGAAGATGTGATCTTCCACCGGATCATTGAAAACTTTATGATCCAGGGCGGGGACCCGACTGGAACCGGTATGGGCGGGGAGAGCGCTTTTGGTGAGTCGTTTGAAGATGAATTCACTGCAGAATTGGCCCACTTCCGTGGAGCATTGTCCATGGCGAACAGCGGTCCGAACACAAACGGCAGTCAGTTTTTTATCGTGCATGCAGGACCTGAAGAACTGATGGCTGAAATGTTTGAGGGAAGCGGCTTTCCGGAAGAGACAGTGGAGCATTATCTTGAATATGGCGGAACTCCGCACCTCGATGGTGGACATACGGTCTTTGGTCACGTGATTGATGGCATGGATGTTGTGGATGCCATTGCAACGGTGGATACAGAAGGTCCGAATAATTCCACACCTGTGGAAGACGTTTATATTGAGTCAGTCCGCGTTCTTGACTGA
- a CDS encoding MFS transporter, whose amino-acid sequence MSFGSIRMWGSLGFATSSLVGGFILTNIGIWNIYYVYAAMMGVALTLTFFAPDSRPSKKPVYITGAFKLLKNKQLVAFLLFIFTISLTHRMNDSFIGLFVVELGGNESFIGMVWFVGVFFEAMVFMLSAYWLHRFHPLTNISIAAFLYVIRWLLMFMLNDPLPLLAIQVLHGFTFGIFYLTAFQFVTRLLPEEFESTGHLLFISVFFGISGVIGSIGGGQIINYFDVQSLYLVMAVLAAIGLVSSFLYRIYYFSTNGKAAE is encoded by the coding sequence GTGTCCTTTGGCAGTATTCGGATGTGGGGCTCTCTCGGTTTTGCGACATCTTCCCTGGTTGGCGGATTTATTCTTACTAATATCGGTATATGGAACATTTATTATGTGTATGCGGCGATGATGGGTGTTGCACTGACGTTGACATTCTTTGCTCCGGACAGTCGACCTTCTAAGAAACCGGTTTACATAACAGGTGCCTTTAAACTCCTTAAGAACAAACAGCTCGTGGCGTTTTTATTGTTTATTTTCACGATCAGTTTGACTCACCGGATGAATGATTCGTTTATCGGCTTATTTGTCGTCGAATTGGGGGGCAATGAATCGTTTATCGGAATGGTCTGGTTTGTAGGCGTCTTTTTTGAGGCCATGGTTTTTATGCTCAGTGCATATTGGCTTCACCGTTTTCATCCTTTGACGAATATATCAATTGCAGCATTTTTGTACGTGATTCGCTGGCTTTTGATGTTTATGCTTAATGATCCTCTTCCGTTGTTGGCGATTCAGGTGCTTCACGGATTTACATTCGGTATCTTTTACTTAACCGCATTTCAGTTTGTAACAAGACTTTTACCGGAAGAATTTGAGTCAACTGGACATCTTCTGTTTATTTCAGTTTTCTTTGGGATCTCCGGTGTGATCGGTTCGATTGGCGGGGGACAGATTATCAATTATTTTGATGTCCAAAGTTTGTATCTCGTGATGGCGGTTCTTGCTGCGATTGGGCTTGTCAGCAGTTTTCTTTACCGCATCTATTATTTTTCAACAAACGGTAAAGCAGCAGAGTAA
- a CDS encoding ABC transporter ATP-binding protein — MKERIVIRNVSKNIRGKAIIKNITLSIEPGEIYGLLGPNGAGKTTTIRMMTGLMKPTGGSITINGFDLSNDFEKAISGVGAVVENPEMYEYLSGYDNLLHYQRMSPGVSKAQIQKVTERVGMEKRIHEKTGTYSLGMRQRLGLAQALLHEPDVLILDEPTNGLDPAGIREIRSYLKKLAHEDGISIIVSSHLLSEMEKMCDRIAVIQDGEIITVSDVASFVEGKEQFVTVTVTDQSKAADVIRKQLQKEVEITDLGIRLACSREEIPNVVSVLVNQGIGIYEVKGAANLTLEEQFLELTGGRSV, encoded by the coding sequence ATGAAAGAACGGATAGTCATTCGTAATGTGTCAAAAAACATCCGTGGCAAAGCGATCATTAAGAATATTACGCTTTCCATTGAACCGGGTGAAATCTATGGGCTCCTCGGTCCAAACGGTGCCGGGAAAACAACAACCATCCGTATGATGACAGGCTTGATGAAACCGACAGGAGGCTCTATTACGATCAATGGATTTGACCTGAGTAATGATTTTGAAAAAGCGATTTCCGGCGTGGGGGCGGTTGTTGAAAATCCGGAAATGTATGAGTATCTCAGCGGGTATGACAATCTGCTGCATTACCAGCGCATGTCTCCGGGCGTATCGAAAGCACAGATTCAAAAAGTCACTGAGCGAGTTGGTATGGAGAAACGGATCCACGAAAAGACAGGTACGTATTCACTTGGAATGAGACAGCGACTCGGACTTGCTCAGGCACTGTTGCATGAACCGGATGTGCTGATCCTCGATGAGCCGACCAACGGGCTTGATCCGGCGGGAATCAGAGAGATTCGCAGTTATTTGAAAAAGCTTGCCCATGAAGATGGCATCAGCATCATTGTTTCGAGTCACTTGCTCAGTGAAATGGAAAAAATGTGTGACCGTATTGCAGTGATACAGGATGGTGAAATCATTACGGTCTCTGATGTCGCTTCTTTTGTTGAAGGAAAAGAACAGTTCGTCACCGTAACTGTTACGGATCAGTCAAAGGCGGCTGATGTGATACGAAAGCAACTGCAAAAAGAAGTGGAGATCACAGATTTAGGCATTCGATTAGCGTGTTCACGAGAGGAGATTCCAAATGTTGTTTCTGTTCTCGTCAATCAAGGTATTGGTATTTATGAAGTCAAAGGTGCTGCTAACTTAACGCTTGAAGAGCAATTTTTGGAACTGACTGGAGGAAGATCCGTATGA
- a CDS encoding amidohydrolase family protein, translating into MAVIDAHVHLSTISAFAKTARQASHVQYSYSGLMDEMDRSGVDLAIAMGVREMEGGEGFPDRSPNSPMGLDLIPSVQKGQRVAECPGINPFRVGRKEIPALERALLEPQTVGIKIYLGYYPYYAFDDVYAPVYDLAASFDLPVVFHTGDTFSTRGLLKYAHPLTIDEVAVKYPKNRFVMAHFGDPWMLDAAEVLYKNPNVYADLSGLMVGDRYELKRIRETPHFFDHFKHALAFCDRPDKLMFGTDWPLTPIAPYIDFIDHYIPGTAKDEIFGGTALQVFSKLRYLMTR; encoded by the coding sequence ATGGCAGTAATTGACGCTCACGTACATCTTTCCACAATCAGTGCTTTTGCGAAGACCGCCAGGCAAGCCTCTCACGTGCAATATTCCTACAGCGGACTAATGGATGAAATGGACCGGAGCGGCGTTGATCTGGCCATTGCCATGGGTGTCCGGGAAATGGAAGGCGGTGAAGGTTTCCCGGACCGCTCACCAAACTCTCCAATGGGGCTTGATCTGATTCCCTCGGTCCAAAAAGGGCAGCGTGTGGCAGAATGTCCGGGTATTAATCCGTTCCGGGTTGGCCGTAAGGAAATTCCTGCCCTTGAACGCGCGCTCCTCGAACCGCAGACGGTGGGCATTAAGATATATCTCGGTTACTACCCGTATTACGCTTTCGATGATGTGTATGCCCCGGTTTACGATTTGGCTGCCTCGTTTGATTTGCCAGTCGTTTTTCACACGGGTGACACATTCTCAACCCGGGGACTTCTGAAATATGCGCATCCGCTGACGATTGATGAGGTAGCGGTCAAATATCCGAAAAACCGCTTTGTCATGGCTCATTTTGGTGATCCGTGGATGCTCGACGCTGCGGAAGTTCTGTATAAGAATCCGAATGTGTATGCAGATTTATCGGGCTTGATGGTGGGGGATCGGTATGAATTAAAGCGAATCCGTGAAACACCGCATTTTTTTGATCATTTCAAGCACGCGCTGGCCTTTTGTGATCGTCCAGATAAACTGATGTTCGGAACTGACTGGCCGCTGACCCCAATTGCACCATATATTGATTTTATCGATCATTATATACCCGGCACCGCCAAAGATGAGATTTTTGGCGGCACGGCACTTCAGGTGTTTTCAAAGCTCAGATACCTCATGACCAGATGA
- a CDS encoding MFS transporter — MNSTWNIKGMLFFFHASMTIIISYMPVYFQYMGLSGSEIGILLAVGPAAAIIAQPFWGFVSDKYKTVKRIMLLCLSVALAVAFIVFQLTEFILLVPVMFIFFSFQSPAGGAGGESRTKGFSRTRCVLWQYSDVGLSRFCDIFPGWRIYSY, encoded by the coding sequence GTGAATTCAACCTGGAATATAAAAGGGATGCTGTTTTTCTTTCATGCATCCATGACCATCATTATCAGCTACATGCCCGTGTATTTTCAATACATGGGCCTCAGCGGTTCCGAGATCGGGATTCTCCTGGCAGTGGGGCCTGCTGCGGCAATTATTGCTCAGCCGTTTTGGGGTTTTGTCAGTGACAAATACAAAACCGTTAAGCGTATTATGCTACTCTGTCTGTCCGTTGCCCTGGCAGTGGCTTTTATCGTGTTCCAGCTTACGGAGTTCATCCTGCTGGTGCCTGTCATGTTCATTTTCTTCTCGTTTCAGTCACCTGCAGGGGGGGCTGGGGGAGAGTCTCGGACAAAAGGTTTCAGTCGAACACGGTGTGTCCTTTGGCAGTATTCGGATGTGGGGCTCTCTCGGTTTTGCGACATCTTCCCTGGTTGGCGGATTTATTCTTACTAA
- a CDS encoding EAL-associated domain-containing protein produces the protein MKKNGLSPERVVFEFRVAGFEDQSDVTHMFLYMKATGFRISIDDIKLDDTNLDHFSKLEPTYLKIDLSDLRSGKDPNMYRDILNALALFSRKIGATLHFTGIQEKYQLLNAWKYGGRYLQGFYLKMPMPERVEPLDVKPVLQSHIHSFIVARQGKLSKQIAFMKEIEQKLKKKGLPKQHDQLLRELTGIMDNISFRMYISDDLGNQVSANWMKTTTNSWIADESARGKNWSWRTYFLDHIMQMKYRNVGMLSDKYRDIKTNEFIRTYSYPLDEEYYLFIDIDPSYLFEHDWLH, from the coding sequence ATGAAAAAAAACGGCCTGTCGCCGGAGCGAGTTGTATTTGAGTTTCGTGTTGCCGGGTTTGAAGACCAAAGCGATGTTACACATATGTTCTTATACATGAAGGCGACCGGATTCAGGATTTCCATTGATGATATCAAGCTTGATGATACGAATCTCGATCATTTCTCGAAGCTTGAGCCAACGTATCTGAAGATCGACCTGTCGGATCTGAGAAGCGGAAAAGACCCCAATATGTACCGGGATATTCTGAATGCACTTGCATTATTTTCCCGGAAAATTGGTGCTACACTTCATTTCACCGGAATTCAGGAAAAATATCAGCTCTTGAATGCGTGGAAGTATGGCGGGCGTTATTTGCAGGGCTTCTATTTAAAGATGCCAATGCCGGAGCGTGTCGAACCACTGGATGTAAAACCGGTTCTTCAGAGTCATATTCATTCTTTCATCGTTGCCAGACAAGGGAAGCTTTCCAAGCAGATTGCTTTTATGAAAGAGATTGAACAGAAATTGAAGAAAAAGGGGTTGCCTAAACAGCATGATCAGCTGCTCCGGGAACTGACAGGGATCATGGATAATATCTCGTTTCGTATGTATATTTCCGATGACTTGGGCAATCAGGTCAGTGCCAACTGGATGAAAACAACAACTAACAGTTGGATTGCGGATGAATCAGCCAGGGGGAAAAACTGGAGCTGGCGAACTTATTTTCTTGATCACATTATGCAGATGAAATACCGGAATGTCGGTATGCTCAGTGATAAATACAGAGATATTAAAACCAACGAATTTATACGTACGTATTCGTATCCGCTTGATGAAGAGTATTACCTGTTTATCGACATTGATCCAAGTTATTTATTTGAACATGACTGGCTTCATTAA
- a CDS encoding DUF2207 family protein: protein MNVLMMTLFLILAVIHSAWFIRRRIKRNRYQQIHQTEPPASFSPGVALYISGQKTIGSKQLTATLLDFVRGGNATLHRDGPSSPVVRFEAVERPVESPSSILLFDFLFHEVGTGGVLYVEDLYTFTELDSGRNRFLEVVDEWQEQIESELSELELLDLSPLFRKIGVATHLMMLFLMAVLLFLVPLFGFFAFILTVVSFSLFLLESNLTDRGAELRAKWLGYRAYLHTMTDAEDTGADKWTAHFVYAVAFGLLTSLSRAFPIREASELSLRTDQLPIYFYAAPGTAALSAESIQMFRDVDAAFDHGIHGEAAGLDQGINDIGLSDS from the coding sequence ATGAATGTTCTGATGATGACATTGTTTCTTATTCTTGCTGTCATTCATTCAGCCTGGTTTATAAGAAGGCGCATCAAGCGTAACCGCTATCAACAGATACACCAAACGGAACCACCAGCATCGTTTTCGCCTGGCGTGGCACTTTATATTTCGGGGCAGAAGACCATCGGATCGAAACAGTTAACCGCTACATTGCTGGACTTTGTCCGTGGCGGAAATGCGACTCTTCACAGAGATGGTCCATCATCACCGGTCGTCCGCTTTGAAGCAGTCGAAAGGCCCGTTGAATCGCCTTCTTCCATACTCCTGTTCGATTTTCTGTTCCATGAAGTTGGCACCGGCGGGGTGCTGTATGTGGAAGATCTCTATACATTTACAGAGTTGGATTCGGGTCGAAACAGATTTCTTGAAGTGGTGGATGAGTGGCAGGAACAGATTGAATCAGAACTTTCCGAACTGGAGCTGCTTGATTTATCCCCTCTTTTTCGGAAGATCGGGGTCGCCACTCATCTTATGATGCTTTTTTTAATGGCGGTCCTTCTGTTTCTGGTCCCGTTGTTCGGTTTTTTTGCATTTATTTTGACGGTGGTGTCTTTTTCGTTATTCCTGCTTGAATCGAATCTGACTGATCGAGGAGCAGAGTTACGTGCGAAATGGTTGGGATACCGCGCATATTTACACACGATGACAGATGCGGAAGATACCGGTGCAGACAAATGGACGGCTCATTTTGTCTATGCAGTGGCTTTCGGTCTGTTGACCTCGCTCTCCCGCGCATTTCCGATCAGGGAGGCGTCTGAACTGAGCCTTCGAACAGATCAGCTTCCAATTTATTTTTATGCGGCTCCTGGAACTGCCGCTCTGTCAGCGGAGAGCATTCAGATGTTCCGGGACGTTGATGCAGCGTTTGATCACGGGATTCATGGTGAAGCTGCCGGACTCGATCAGGGGATTAATGATATCGGTCTTTCAGACAGCTGA
- a CDS encoding GntR family transcriptional regulator, with protein sequence MGINFDNHRPIYVQIMAYINSQITRGVWKPGEKLPSVREFAIEVGVNPNTVSRTYMELERQEIVVSKRGQGTFVTEDTSVIQALKKTQASSQVDAFIGNMQNLGLTKHEILSLIQERLKDDKEAADHEY encoded by the coding sequence ATGGGAATCAATTTTGATAATCACAGGCCGATTTATGTGCAGATTATGGCCTATATAAACAGTCAAATTACAAGAGGCGTATGGAAACCCGGTGAAAAGCTGCCTTCCGTGAGAGAATTTGCCATTGAAGTCGGTGTAAATCCCAACACCGTTTCTAGGACGTATATGGAACTTGAACGGCAGGAGATTGTCGTGTCGAAACGGGGGCAGGGTACTTTTGTGACCGAGGATACGAGTGTGATTCAGGCGCTGAAAAAAACACAGGCATCTTCACAGGTGGATGCCTTTATCGGGAACATGCAAAACCTGGGACTTACCAAACACGAAATCCTGTCTCTCATTCAAGAGCGGCTAAAGGATGATAAGGAGGCTGCTGATCATGAATACTAA
- a CDS encoding alpha-amylase family glycosyl hydrolase, with the protein MKYIIGTTVLTASMLLTACNDEPEQVYTAADFPKEDPQLIEHFPETVFYEIFIRAFYDSTGDGIGDINGMTSQLDYLEELGVEGIWLMPFHPSPTYHGYDVTDYYAINPDYGTLDDFRTFIDEANERGIKVLMDFVVNHSSREHPWFEEAISNPDSDYRDWYIWADEETNIRERGEWGQRMWHGTEPNMYMSVFWEGMPDLNMDHPDVREEIYAIGEFWLDDVGVDGFRLDAAKHIYPGEEEKNHEFWREFTAEMEAVNEDVFILGEVWAPAQVTGPYLDGGLHSTFNFDLAEDLIQAARREGNSRLVSSYLNTLERFDQFSDSYIESTFLTNHDIDRVMSQLSGNEDRMRMAASLLLSFPGSPFVYYGEEIGMEGTKPDEHIREPMLWYDDSSAGGQTSWIEPRHNQDAEELSVESMRDDPESLWSHYQTWIHLRRSVPALLYGELVEAETTHDGVITLIRETDEDRILVLHNMSSETVDIDIDPEDDVDALLYMDKDDTDWSSQILTLPPYSSAILH; encoded by the coding sequence ATGAAATATATAATAGGTACAACTGTTTTGACGGCCAGCATGCTGTTGACCGCCTGCAATGATGAACCCGAACAAGTCTATACTGCTGCAGATTTTCCTAAGGAAGACCCTCAGCTGATCGAACACTTTCCGGAAACCGTTTTTTATGAAATTTTTATTCGTGCCTTTTATGATTCAACAGGCGACGGAATTGGAGATATCAATGGGATGACCAGTCAACTTGACTATCTCGAAGAACTTGGTGTTGAAGGAATCTGGTTGATGCCCTTTCACCCGTCTCCAACGTATCATGGCTACGATGTTACCGATTATTATGCAATTAATCCCGATTACGGAACCCTGGACGATTTCAGGACATTCATTGATGAAGCCAATGAACGCGGTATCAAAGTACTGATGGATTTTGTTGTGAATCATTCCAGCAGGGAGCACCCATGGTTTGAAGAGGCCATCAGCAACCCGGACAGCGACTATCGTGACTGGTATATTTGGGCCGATGAAGAGACAAACATTCGTGAGCGAGGAGAATGGGGACAGCGGATGTGGCACGGCACAGAACCGAATATGTACATGAGTGTCTTTTGGGAAGGGATGCCCGATTTAAATATGGATCACCCCGATGTCCGGGAAGAAATCTATGCCATCGGTGAATTTTGGCTCGATGACGTCGGTGTGGACGGCTTCCGTCTTGATGCCGCCAAACACATTTATCCTGGTGAAGAGGAAAAAAACCATGAATTTTGGCGGGAATTCACCGCTGAAATGGAAGCGGTAAATGAGGATGTCTTTATTCTTGGAGAAGTATGGGCACCGGCACAGGTCACAGGGCCTTATCTTGACGGTGGACTTCACTCGACTTTTAATTTTGATTTGGCCGAAGATCTGATTCAGGCTGCTCGCCGGGAAGGCAATTCCCGCCTCGTATCCTCATACCTGAATACGCTTGAGCGGTTTGATCAGTTTTCTGATAGTTATATTGAGAGTACATTCTTGACGAATCATGACATCGACCGTGTCATGAGTCAGCTTTCAGGAAATGAAGACCGCATGCGGATGGCTGCTTCTCTGCTGTTATCGTTTCCTGGTTCCCCTTTTGTCTATTACGGGGAAGAGATAGGAATGGAAGGAACCAAGCCTGATGAACATATTCGGGAACCGATGCTTTGGTATGACGATTCATCAGCAGGTGGTCAAACCTCTTGGATCGAACCTCGTCATAATCAGGATGCTGAAGAACTCAGTGTTGAAAGCATGCGTGATGACCCTGAATCACTCTGGTCACATTATCAGACATGGATTCATTTGCGCCGAAGCGTACCTGCACTCCTTTACGGCGAATTGGTTGAAGCTGAAACCACGCATGATGGCGTGATTACCCTGATTCGGGAAACCGATGAAGATCGCATTCTCGTCTTACACAATATGAGCAGTGAAACCGTCGATATAGACATCGATCCTGAAGACGATGTGGATGCGCTTCTCTACATGGACAAAGACGACACCGACTGGTCGTCTCAAATATTGACTTTACCTCCTTATTCGTCAGCGATTCTTCATTGA